One segment of Meleagris gallopavo isolate NT-WF06-2002-E0010 breed Aviagen turkey brand Nicholas breeding stock chromosome 8, Turkey_5.1, whole genome shotgun sequence DNA contains the following:
- the FGF8 gene encoding fibroblast growth factor 8 isoform X2 codes for MDPCSSLFSYVFMHLFVLCLQAQHVREQSLVTDQLSRRLVRTYQLYSRTSGKHVQILDNKKINAMAEDGDVHAKLIVETDTFGSRVRIKGAATGFYICMNKKGKLIGKSNGKGKDCVFTEIVLENNYTALQNAKYEGWYMAFTRKGRPRKGSKTRQHQREVHFMKRLPKGHQTTEPHRRFEFLNYPFNRRSKRTRNSSARVRP; via the exons ATGGACCCCTGCTCCTCGCTCTTCAGCTACGT GTTCATGCACTTGTTCGTCCTCTGCCTGCAAGCCCAG CATGTGAGGGAGCAGAGCCTGGTGACAGATCAGCTCAGCCGGCGGCTCGTGCGCACCTACCAGCTGTACAGCCGGACCAGTGGGAAGCACGTGCAGATCTTGGACAACAAGAAAATCAATGCGATGGCTGAGGATGGGGACGTGCACG CCAAGCTCATCGTCGAGACTGACACCTTTGGGAGCCGCGTGCGCATCAAAGGGGCGGCCACGGGGTTCTACATCTGCATGAACAAGAAGGGGAAGCTGATCGGCAAG AGTAACGGCAAGGGCAAGGACTGCGTCTTCACCGAGATCGTGCTGGAGAACAACTACACGGCGCTGCAGAACGCCAAGTACGAGGGCTGGTACATGGCCTTCACCCGCAAGGGCCGCCCGCGCAAGGGCTCCAAGACCCGGCAGCACCAACGCGAGGTGCACTTCATGAAGCGGCTCCCCAAGGGCCACCAGACCACCGAGCCCCACCGGCGCTTCGAGTTCCTCAACTACCCCTTCAACCGCAGGAGCAAAAGGACTCGAAACTCCAGCGCCAGGGTGCGCCCGTGA
- the FGF8 gene encoding fibroblast growth factor 8 isoform X1, translated as MDPCSSLFSYVFMHLFVLCLQAQVTVQSPPNFTQHVREQSLVTDQLSRRLVRTYQLYSRTSGKHVQILDNKKINAMAEDGDVHAKLIVETDTFGSRVRIKGAATGFYICMNKKGKLIGKSNGKGKDCVFTEIVLENNYTALQNAKYEGWYMAFTRKGRPRKGSKTRQHQREVHFMKRLPKGHQTTEPHRRFEFLNYPFNRRSKRTRNSSARVRP; from the exons ATGGACCCCTGCTCCTCGCTCTTCAGCTACGT GTTCATGCACTTGTTCGTCCTCTGCCTGCAAGCCCAG GTAACTGTTCAGTCCCCACCTAATTTTACACAGCATGTGAGGGAGCAGAGCCTGGTGACAGATCAGCTCAGCCGGCGGCTCGTGCGCACCTACCAGCTGTACAGCCGGACCAGTGGGAAGCACGTGCAGATCTTGGACAACAAGAAAATCAATGCGATGGCTGAGGATGGGGACGTGCACG CCAAGCTCATCGTCGAGACTGACACCTTTGGGAGCCGCGTGCGCATCAAAGGGGCGGCCACGGGGTTCTACATCTGCATGAACAAGAAGGGGAAGCTGATCGGCAAG AGTAACGGCAAGGGCAAGGACTGCGTCTTCACCGAGATCGTGCTGGAGAACAACTACACGGCGCTGCAGAACGCCAAGTACGAGGGCTGGTACATGGCCTTCACCCGCAAGGGCCGCCCGCGCAAGGGCTCCAAGACCCGGCAGCACCAACGCGAGGTGCACTTCATGAAGCGGCTCCCCAAGGGCCACCAGACCACCGAGCCCCACCGGCGCTTCGAGTTCCTCAACTACCCCTTCAACCGCAGGAGCAAAAGGACTCGAAACTCCAGCGCCAGGGTGCGCCCGTGA